A genomic window from Ruminiclostridium cellulolyticum H10 includes:
- a CDS encoding IS3 family transposase (programmed frameshift) has protein sequence MAKYSFEFKKQIVKAYLNGEGGYEYLAKQYDIPSFNNIKKWVLNYNAFGDEGLVRSRKQKKYSFEYKLHVVELYLTSEVSYQELAIQEGIRNPALIVKWVNDFRIAGPDALRPKKKGRKKPLSLKRKVTDTNATESIIVDTSAEYVKQLEDELLKLRIENAYLKELRRLRLEEENSSEKAARIVYSLRGDFKLKDILAVVGFPKATYMYWQKRFDRENPDKELEDKILEIHENNKNYGYRRMYGELRNQEFIVNKKKVQRIMQKLSLQVTSFTRKSRKYSSYKGKVGTVAPNRIRRRFNTHIPHQKITTDTTEFKYYEVDSKGHMTMHKLYLDPFMDMYNSEIVSFGIDKHPSAVNIMSALNKAIEITSDCPYRRTFHSDQGWAYQMKVYSHRLKEERIFQSMSRKGNCHDNSVMENFFGLLKQEIYYGVVYYSYEDLKNAIERYIKYYNEQRIKEKLGWLSPAQYRLRLLAA, from the exons ATGGCTAAATATTCTTTTGAATTTAAGAAACAAATTGTAAAAGCCTATCTAAATGGAGAAGGAGGATACGAGTATCTTGCAAAGCAGTATGATATCCCCTCGTTTAACAACATTAAGAAATGGGTCCTTAATTATAATGCTTTTGGCGACGAAGGTTTGGTGCGTTCTCGCAAACAAAAAAAATACTCTTTCGAATATAAACTTCATGTTGTAGAATTATATTTAACAAGTGAGGTTTCATATCAAGAGTTAGCTATTCAAGAAGGAATTCGTAATCCTGCACTGATTGTTAAGTGGGTGAACGATTTTCGGATTGCTGGTCCGGATGCTTTGAGACCTAAGAAGAAAGGTCGGAAGAAACCATTGAGCCTAAAAAGAAAAGTAACAGATACCAATGCAACTGAATCAATTATTGTTGATACTAGTGCTGAATATGTTAAACAGCTTGAAGATGAACTTTTAAAGTTACGTATAGAGAATGCCTATTTAAAAGAACTGAGGAGGCTGCGTTTAGAGGAGGAAA ACTCTTCTGAAAAAGCAGCGAGAATCGTCTACAGCCTCCGAGGAGATTTCAAACTAAAAGACATTCTCGCAGTAGTAGGCTTTCCTAAAGCAACATATATGTATTGGCAGAAAAGATTTGATAGAGAGAATCCAGACAAAGAACTGGAAGATAAGATATTGGAGATTCATGAGAATAATAAGAATTATGGATATCGTCGTATGTATGGTGAACTCAGGAATCAAGAATTTATAGTAAACAAGAAGAAAGTACAGCGAATTATGCAAAAGCTTAGTCTTCAAGTTACTTCTTTTACCAGAAAAAGTCGCAAGTACAGTTCTTATAAGGGAAAAGTTGGAACAGTTGCACCTAACAGAATCCGTAGACGTTTCAATACTCATATTCCACACCAGAAGATTACAACTGATACAACAGAGTTTAAATACTACGAAGTTGATTCCAAGGGACATATGACAATGCATAAGCTTTACCTGGATCCTTTTATGGATATGTACAATAGTGAAATAGTAAGTTTCGGTATTGATAAACATCCATCTGCAGTAAATATTATGAGTGCACTTAATAAAGCTATTGAAATCACATCTGATTGTCCTTATAGAAGAACATTCCATTCAGATCAAGGTTGGGCTTATCAGATGAAAGTATACTCACATCGTCTCAAAGAAGAACGGATTTTTCAAAGTATGTCTAGAAAAGGTAACTGCCATGATAATTCAGTAATGGAAAACTTCTTTGGTCTGCTAAAACAAGAGATATACTATGGAGTTGTGTACTACAGCTACGAGGACTTAAAAAATGCAATAGAACGATACATAAAGTATTATAACGAGCAAAGAATTAAAGAGAAACTAGGATGGCTGAGTCCTGCTCAATACAGACTTAGGCTCTTGGCTGCATAA
- a CDS encoding OB-fold-containig protein: MYHFYLGVFLVGVFYTIISLIISGISGAFHTNGDFGGTHMHGHGADGGHIPGGHVDVDTGGVHGSHSLDGSHGGDVPDASNSFFSWVGIIFNPLVAVSFLTVFGGIGITGTKFFSWSWVIVLVIALGSGILISALLYNLVAKPLYRSENTSDVSRESLLGVQAEVTTDILENGFGTIKYTVNSIRYTAPAKHIDNKSVKQGEKVFICKIESNIFYISELSEALI; encoded by the coding sequence ATGTATCACTTTTATCTGGGAGTTTTTTTGGTTGGAGTTTTTTACACCATTATTTCATTAATTATAAGTGGAATATCAGGAGCTTTTCATACAAACGGAGACTTTGGCGGTACTCATATGCACGGACATGGGGCGGACGGCGGACATATACCGGGGGGACACGTCGATGTCGATACGGGAGGTGTTCATGGAAGTCACTCCCTTGACGGGTCTCATGGCGGAGATGTGCCTGATGCGTCAAACAGCTTTTTTTCATGGGTTGGGATAATATTTAATCCTTTAGTGGCAGTTTCCTTCCTTACTGTATTTGGGGGGATAGGAATTACCGGCACCAAATTTTTTAGTTGGAGCTGGGTTATTGTTTTGGTTATAGCTTTGGGCTCGGGCATACTTATTTCAGCACTTTTATACAATTTGGTTGCAAAGCCCCTATACAGGAGTGAAAACACCTCTGATGTTTCAAGAGAAAGTCTCTTGGGTGTTCAGGCGGAAGTAACCACCGATATTTTGGAAAACGGATTTGGTACTATCAAGTATACTGTTAATTCAATCAGATACACCGCACCTGCAAAGCACATTGATAATAAATCCGTAAAGCAAGGTGAAAAGGTTTTTATTTGTAAGATAGAGAGTAATATTTTCTATATAAGTGAATTGTCAGAAGCATTAATTTAG